In Drosophila teissieri strain GT53w chromosome 2R, Prin_Dtei_1.1, whole genome shotgun sequence, the following proteins share a genomic window:
- the LOC122612469 gene encoding fatty-acid amide hydrolase 2-A, with the protein MAQGASVAQAIGGYIFGILQACIRFVFRLIYGQKGESVPPITDAILLESATSLARKIRSQELSSVQVLESFIRRIKEVNPILNCVVDERYDQALKEAIEADALVKSGQYSTEQLAKQKPFLGVPITTKDCISVKGMLHTAGLFERRDVHAAQDADAMALMRKAGAIPIALTNVSEVCMWWESNNTVHGRTRNAYDTNRIVGGSSGGEGCIQSAAASAFGLGSDIGGSIRMPAFFNGIFGHKPSKLVVSNVGQFPAPFSAEQNSFLGLGPMSRFAEDLRPMLKIMAGEKAALLNLDETVDLAKMKFFYQESDGGGRLISAVDPDLREAMNRVAQHLREKFGNQKVERIQLPHFRQSAAIWFANMRDDSGHGFAYQLGNLNHDINTYLELFKWFFGASKHTFIGLSTAIMDSAQCKHGSPKYDHLVRKRNELRAELQSLLGDNGVLIYPTHPTVAPYHNEPITRPINFAYTGIVNVLGFPATAVPLGKLGSEGLPLGVQIIANFNQDRLCLAVAEELERAFGGWARPEVRL; encoded by the exons ATGGCCCAAGGCGCATCAGTAGCCCAGGCCATTGGTGGTTACATATTCGGCATTCTGCAGGCCTGCATTCGATTCGTTTTCCGGCTGATCTATGGCCAAAAGGGCGAGAGTGTTCCCCCGATCACGGATGCCATTCTGCTGGAGTCGGCCACATCGTTGGCCAGGAAAATCCGCAGCCAGGAG CTAAGCAGCGTTCAGGTCCTGGAGTCTTTCATTCGACGCATCAAGGAGGTGAACCCCATTCTAAATTGTGTCGTGGATGAGCGCTACGACCAAGCTCTCAAGGAAGCAATCGAAGCTGATGCCCTGGTCAAGTCTGGCCAATACAGCACAGAGCAGCTGGCAAAGCAGAAGCCCTTCCTGGGCGTGCCCATCACCACTAAGGACTGCATATCCGTCAAGG GCATGCTTCACACGGCAGGACTCTTCGAACGTCGGGATGTGCATGCTGCGCAGGATGCGGACGCCATGGCCCTGATGCGCAAAGCAGGAGCCATTCCCATCGCCCTCACAAATGTTTCCGAGGTGTGCATGTGGTGGGAGAGCAACAATACGGTGCACGGCAGGACAAGGAATGCCTACGACACGAACCGCATTGTGGGCGGCTCCAGCGGTGGAGAGGGTTGCATACAGTCGGCGGCTGCCTCCGCCTTTGGCTTGGGCTCCGACATTGGCGGCTCCATTCGCATGCCAGCCTTTTTCAATGGCATCTTTGGCCACAAGCCCAGCAAGCTGGTCGTCTCCAATGTGGGCCAGTTCCCAGCGCCCTTCAGTGCAGAGCAGAACTCCTTCCTCGGCCTGGGGCCCATGTCTCGATTTGCCGAGGACTTGCGTCCCATGCTAAAGATTATGGCGGGCGAGAAGGCTGCCCTGCTTAATCTGGACGAGACTGTGGACCTAGCCAAAATGAAGTTCTTCTACCAGGAGTCCGATGGCGGCGGTCGCTTGATTTCCGCCGTTGATCCTGACTTGAGAGAG GCCATGAACCGCGTGGCGCAGCACCTGAGGGAAAAGTTCGGCAATCAAAAGGTAGAGCGCATCCAGCTGCCCCACTTCCGCCAGTCGGCGGCCATCTGGTTCGCCAACATGCGCGACGACAGTGGCCATGGATTCGCGTACCAGCTGGGCAACCTGAATCATGACATTAACACGTACCTGGAGCTCTTCAAGTGGTTCTTCGGCGCTTCCAAGCACACATTCATTGGCCTGTCAACAGCCATCATGGATAGTGCGCAGTGCAAGCATGGATCTCCCAAGTACGATCACCTGGTGCGCAAGCGAAATGAGCTGAGGGCAGAGCTGCAAAGCCTGCTGGGCGATAACGGAGTGCTCATCTACCCCACGCATCCCACGGTGGCTCCATATCACAATGAGCCCATCACGCGACCCATTAACTTTGCCTACACTGGCATTGTCAATGTGCTGGGCTTCCCGGCCACCGCTGTGCCGCTGGGCAAACTGGGCAGCGAGGGTCTGCCGCTGGGCGTCCAGATCATCGCCAACTTCAATCAGGATCGACTGTGTTTGGCCGTTGCCGAGGAATTGGAGCGTGCCTTTGGCGGATGGGCCAGGCCCGAAGTTCGTCTCTAA
- the LOC122613364 gene encoding sentrin-specific protease 8 isoform X1 encodes MGSNSKADPISLTFHDSCLRMSDVQLLHGPHWLNDQILSFYYEYLAHMKYKTNSDLHFIAPEITQCMKYMGDQELKQLLDQSNTTGKPFIFFALNDNESTDAGGTHWSLLVFSRPEKTFYHFDSYGNNNTGNSLELMNKIKELLGARLAKFRPMRCLQQANGYDCGIHVICMTDHIADYLNRYEVIDGLPTLHIDTVKAKRTELLKLILSLGGKG; translated from the coding sequence ATGGGCAGCAACTCCAAGGCGGACCCCATCTCGCTGACCTTCCACGACTCCTGCCTGCGGATGTCCGACGTCCAGCTGCTCCACGGACCCCACTGGCTGAACGACCAGATCCTGAGCTTCTACTACGAGTACCTGGCGCACATGAAGTACAAGACGAATTCGGATCTGCACTTCATCGCGCCGGAGATTACTCAGTGCATGAAGTACATGGGTGACCAGGAGCTGAAGCAGCTCCTCGACCAGAGCAATACCACTGGCAAGCCCTTCATCTTCTTTGCGCTGAACGATAACGAGAGCACCGATGCTGGTGGCACCCACTGGTCACTGTTGGTCTTCTCGCGGCCGGAGAAGACCTTCTATCACTTCGATTCGTACGGGAACAACAACACGGGCAACTCCTTGGAACTGATGAACAAGATCAAGGAGCTGCTGGGCGCCCGATTGGCCAAATTCCGGCCGATGCGCTGCCTTCAGCAGGCCAACGGCTACGATTGCGGAATCCACGTCATCTGCATGACCGACCACATCGCCGATTACCTGAACAGGTACGAGGTGATTGACGGACTGCCCACGCTGCACATCGACACCGTGAAGGCTAAGCGCACGGAGCTGCTGAAACTCATCCTGTCGCTGGGCGGCAAGGGCTAG
- the LOC122613364 gene encoding sentrin-specific protease 8 isoform X2 produces MMPHDRKILRQHTRQNQNQNTNPRRPRFSNHNYHSKMGSNSKADPISLTFHDSCLRMSDVQLLHGPHWLNDQILSFYYEYLAHMKYKTNSDLHFIAPEITQCMKYMGDQELKQLLDQSNTTGKPFIFFALNDNESTDAGGTHWSLLVFSRPEKTFYHFDSYGNNNTGNSLELMNKIKELLGARLAKFRPMRCLQQANGYDCGIHVICMTDHIADYLNRYEVIDGLPTLHIDTVKAKRTELLKLILSLGGKG; encoded by the exons ATGATGCCCCACGATAGGAAAATACTGAG GCAACATACAcgccagaaccagaaccaaaaTACGAATCCTCGGCGCCCCAGGTTCAGCAACCACAACTACCACAGCAAAATGGGCAGCAACTCCAAGGCGGACCCCATCTCGCTGACCTTCCACGACTCCTGCCTGCGGATGTCCGACGTCCAGCTGCTCCACGGACCCCACTGGCTGAACGACCAGATCCTGAGCTTCTACTACGAGTACCTGGCGCACATGAAGTACAAGACGAATTCGGATCTGCACTTCATCGCGCCGGAGATTACTCAGTGCATGAAGTACATGGGTGACCAGGAGCTGAAGCAGCTCCTCGACCAGAGCAATACCACTGGCAAGCCCTTCATCTTCTTTGCGCTGAACGATAACGAGAGCACCGATGCTGGTGGCACCCACTGGTCACTGTTGGTCTTCTCGCGGCCGGAGAAGACCTTCTATCACTTCGATTCGTACGGGAACAACAACACGGGCAACTCCTTGGAACTGATGAACAAGATCAAGGAGCTGCTGGGCGCCCGATTGGCCAAATTCCGGCCGATGCGCTGCCTTCAGCAGGCCAACGGCTACGATTGCGGAATCCACGTCATCTGCATGACCGACCACATCGCCGATTACCTGAACAGGTACGAGGTGATTGACGGACTGCCCACGCTGCACATCGACACCGTGAAGGCTAAGCGCACGGAGCTGCTGAAACTCATCCTGTCGCTGGGCGGCAAGGGCTAG
- the LOC122613365 gene encoding uncharacterized protein LOC122613365 — protein MDVTKTSSAEETDNTENNTNHARNLHENVSKFYATIGNISRNMRKDDWTYLQRHPEIRAIIRVITAEAIKARPSNIYQFAAKLFVSERDQEMVEKINKQLKWLDEQLRGGTWNPAEGCAQFPESSETSSETKCPTPAENLNVIEKEVCPENFKPNCKKC, from the exons ATGGATGTCACCAAAACATCAAGCGCCGAGGAAACGGATAACACGGAAAATAACACTAACCATGCTAGGAACTTACACGAAAACGTATCCAAATTCTATGCCACTATTGGAAATATTTCCAGAAACATGCGGAAGGACGACTGGACATATTTGCAACGCCATCCAGAGATTCGAGCCATAATTCGGGTCATTACAGCCGAGGCGATTAAGGCACGGCCATCGAATATATACCAATTTGCAGCCAAGTTATTTGTAAGCGAAAGGGACCAGGAAATGGTAGAAAAG ATAAACAAACAACTTAAGTGGCTGGACGAGCAGTTGCGAGGAGGAACTTGGAATCCTGCCGAGGGATGTGCTCAGTTTCCAGAATCCAGCGAGACTTCTTCAGAAACTAAATGCCCAACTCCCGCTGAGAATTTGAACGTAATTGAGAAAGAAGTTTGCCCCGAAAATTTTAAGCCAAACTGcaagaaatgttaa
- the LOC122613068 gene encoding zinc finger protein 626 codes for MSWPGKLLVTYENFTADLPVLSIDKQPDGCPASCSCKCKCCRGFREKYVAFNGEGETIFGPDFSNQLCEDVQKIMRFRSSDVLVLLRTAQLRDNFWTNEYFKADLQKDFRAIFNAFEDENRNVQLEKLAAILDTVSTGYRRAVSQLAGPEAQGALRPKIAASFRPGLRCDCNKCENLPWKKLQDVEDHQSTHRYSDNFHCQICYRRFYLQHSLTSHIIRKSTSSQELHENRRYKRLLENQKSQEQKELELSPGKVEDILVPVAKDLQSYFKEESKLSIEKRKISTLSKCPTCDQNYGFSFSHQLHMVKHRRAKLDTNFPFHCSFCNRSFLTRKFLLKHQKRVRTVSTLLYRPFKCTHCTWRFQLKSALDAHVLRIHERRKPCLICKLPTSRLCCPAHTTRECNKALQKYRDKMRPLRGPPKGGCRKQATPVCEICNRKFTRKFFLNEHMNKAHLNKRNFTCEICGANFYSQGTMQTHRKAVHLLTHTIKCEVCDLTIKSKGNYLRHCKSQSHRDNLLKFGKSDDKTRVTNGNQRFSTTLRATEEKLDLKASSSTNRDKTFENGSTHMVKNVDKQIKQTQSKTSGTLKKRLKLKFCKTCGISIVGSMQRHYKSMKHKLNLKAQQK; via the coding sequence ATGTCTTGGCCTGGCAAACTGCTAGTTACCTACGAAAACTTTACCGCCGATTTGCCCGTTCTTAGCATTGACAAGCAGCCAGATGGATGCCCTGCTTCCTGCagctgcaagtgcaagtgctgtCGAGGATTCAGGGAGAAATACGTGGCATTCAATGGCGAAGGAGAAACCATATTTGGACCTGATTTCTCCAACCAGTTATGCGAAGACGTACAGAAAATTATGCGATTTCGCAGCTCTGATGTGCTGGTTTTACTCCGTACAGCACAGTTACGAGATAATTTCTGGACCAATGAGTATTTCAAGGCTGATTTACAAAAGGATTTTCGAGCCATTTTCAATGCCTTTGAAGACGAAAACCGAAACGTACAATTGGAAAAGCTAGCTGCGATTCTGGATACAGTGAGCACCGGCTACAGACGAGCAGTTAGCCAACTGGCAGGCCCAGAAGCACAAGGAGCCCTACGTCCCAAAATTGCAGCTTCATTCCGACCAGGACTACGCTGCGATTGCAATAAATGTGAGAATCTACCGTGGAAAAAGCTGCAGGACGTGGAGGATCACCAAAGCACTCATCGCTACTCAGACAACTTTCACTGCCAGATATGCTATAGGCGATTTTACCTGCAGCACTCATTGACCTCGCACATAATCAGGAAGTCAACCAGCTCGCAGGAACTCCACGAAAATAGGAGATACAAACGATTACTGGAGAATCAGAAGTCACAGGAGCAAAAGGAACTGGAGTTATCACCTGGCAAAGTAGAGGATATTTTGGTGCCAGTTGCCAAGGACCTGCAGTCGTACTTCAAGGAGGAATCGAAGCTTTCAATCGAAAAACGAAAGATTTCTACCCTTAGCAAATGTCCAACCTGCGATCAGAACTACGGATTCTCCTTTAGCCACCAGCTGCATATGGTGAAGCATAGACGGGCGAAGCTGGATACGAACTTCCCTTTCCACTGCTCCTTCTGCAACAGGTCGTTTCTCACCCGGAAGTTCCTACTTAAGCACCAGAAGCGGGTTAGAACAGTCAGCACGCTACTCTATCGTCCATTCAAGTGCACTCACTGCACATGGAGATTCCAACTGAAGTCCGCCCTCGATGCCCATGTACTGCGTATCCATGAGCGCAGAAAACCCTGCCTTATATGCAAACTACCAACCTCCCGTCTATGCTGTCCAGCTCATACCACCAGGGAATGCAATAAGGCCTTGCAAAAGTATCGGGATAAAATGCGTCCGTTAAGAGGACCTCCGAAGGGCGGCTGCAGGAAACAAGCCACGCCAGTCTGCGAAATCTGCAATAGGAAGTTTACGAGAAAATTCTTCCTTAACGAGCACATGAACAAGGCACATTTGAACAAGAGGAATTTCACCTGCGAAATCTGCGGAGCGAATTTCTACAGCCAGGGCACCATGCAAACCCACCGAAAAGCAGTGCATCTTCTGACTCACACCATCAAGTGTGAAGTCTGCGATCTGACCATTAAATCGAAGGGAAACTACCTAAGGCACTGCAAATCCCAAAGTCACAGGGATAACCTTCTTAAGTTCGGGAAGTCCGACGACAAAACGAGAGTAACTAATGGCAACCAGCGTTTTTCCACTACTTTACGAGCCACCGAGGAAAAGCTGGATCTTAAAGCAAGTTCGTCAACAAACAGAGATAAGACATTTGAAAACGGAAGTACACATATGGTTAAGAACGTtgacaaacaaatcaaacaaaccCAGTCGAAAACAAGCGGCACATTGAAAAAACGACTCAAACTCAAATTCTGCAAAACGTGTGGAATTTCAATTGTAGGAAGTATGCAAAGGCATTACAAGTCCATGAAACATAAACTTAACTTAAAGGCGCAGCAAAAATAA
- the LOC122613069 gene encoding U6 small nuclear RNA (adenine-(43)-N(6))-methyltransferase produces the protein MVKTKGNKKKFGMHPRNVLRTQPDYTKLAIKYKDFRAQCQLELNGKVSVNFRNEKTLRELTKMLLKEYYDLDVDFAPGSLVPTLALRLNYILWLEDLMEPLNLQDIRGIDIGCGSSCIYSLLGAKKNGWHMLALESKPQNIEYAIENVKKNHLESLVEVYAQPDKTNIFKSYFEQDQQKLQYQFCLCNPPFFDSNLPNPFGGNTRNPERRPAPNNARTGSQEELTCVGCEVQFVQRIIDESLENKERVRIFTTMLGVKANVPRILDYLKKLQVANVTTTEFHQGHTTRWAVAWSFHSEPLRQATS, from the exons ATGGTAAAAACTAAgggaaacaaaaagaaattcgGCATGCATCCACGTAACGTGTTACGCACGCAGCCCGACTATACCAAACTGGCTATCAAATACAAAGATTTCCGAGCGCAGTGCCAATTG GAGCTCAATGGCAAAGTTTCTGTGAACTTTCGCAATGAAAAGACGCTTCGCGAGTTGACCAAAATGCTGTTAAAGGAATACTACGATTTAGATGTGGATTTTGCACCCGGCAGTTTGGTGCCCACTTTGGCACTCCGTTTGAATTACATTTTGTGGCTGGAGGATCTAATGGAACCTCTAAATTTGCAGGACATTCGGGGTATAGACATAG GTTGCGGTTCCTCCTGCATTTATTCACTTCTGGGAGCCAAGAAAAATGGTTGGCACATGTTGGCTCTGGAATCAAAACCCCAAAACATAGAATACGCCATCGAGAATGTAAAGAAAAATCACCTGGAAAGCCTTGTAGAAGTCTATGCACAACCAGACAAGACGAACATCTTTAAGAGCTATTTTGAGCAGGATCAGCAAAAGTTACAGTATCAGTTTTGCCTGTGCAATCCACCTTTCTTCGACTCAAACTTACCAAATCCCTTTGGCGGCAATACCAGGAATCCCGAGAGACGACCAGCACCCAACAATGCCCGAACTGGAAGCCAGGAGGAACTCACCTGCGTGGGCTGCGAGGTACAGTTTGTGCAACGCATCATAGACGAGAGTCTGGAAAACAAGGAGCGCGTGCG AATCTTCACCACGATGCTGGGCGTCAAGGCCAACGTTCCAAGAATACTGGATTACCTGAAGAAGCTGCAGGTGGCGAATGTCACCACCACGGAATTCCATCAGGGACACACGACTCGGTGGGCGGTGGCCTGGAGCTTCCACTCGGAGCCACTAAGGCAGGCTACATCATAA